In [Mycobacterium] stephanolepidis, the genomic window CCGCGTCACCCAGCCGCGGGCCCGCGGGGGCGGACGAGCCATCCACCGGTGCGGTCGGGATCAGGGATGCCAGGCCCCGGCCGAGTCCGCCCTTACGCCGTGATGAAGGCGACTGACTCATCGGATACTTCTCCCTTTTCGCTTCCGCTTTACGCACATGATCATCTTCCCGTAGCGCGCGGCGCTCACTGCGTCTCACTCGCCGACGGGCTCGGCCGCTGCGCGAGTTCGCGTGCGGCATCCAGATAACTCAGGGCTCCCCGTGAACCCGGGTCGTATTCGAGGACGCTGGTCCCGTACCCCGGAGCCTCTGACACCTTGACGCTACGCGGGATGACGGAACCCAACACCTTCGGTCCGAAGTGGCTGCGCACCTCATCGGCCACCTGGTCGGCGAGCTTGGTCCTGCCGTCGTACATGGTGAGCAGAATCGTCGACACGTGCAGCGCGGGATTCAGGTGCGCCTGGACGAGTTCGATATTGCGCAGCAGCTGACCGACGCCCTCCAGCGCGTAGTACTCACACTGGATCGGGATCAGTACCTCGTTCGCCGCCACGAGTGCGTTGACTGTCAACAGGCCAAGTGAGGGCGGGCAGTCGATGAACACGAAGTCGAAAGCGTCGGCGGGTAGCCCAGCGATCGCGCCTCGCAGCCGGCCTTCACGAGCCACCATCGACACCAATTCGATCTCGGCGCCGGCAAGGTCGATCGTCGCCGGAACGCAGAACAGGTGCTCGCTCTGCGGGCTGGATTGGATTGCATCCTTGATCGGAATCTCACCGAGTAGCACCTCATACGACGACGGGGTGCCCGCCCGATGATCGGCACCCAATGCGGTGCTTGCGTTGCCCTGTGGATCGAGATCGATCACCAGAACGTTCAGGCCTTGCATCGCCATCGCAGCGGCGAGGTTTACTGCCGTGGTGGTCTTGCCGACACCACCCTTCTGGTTGGCAATCGTCAGCATCCGGCGCTGAGCCGGCTTCGGTAGGCGGACCGATCCTTGCTTGATCTGGGTAGCGCGCTGAGCGGCTGCACCGATCGGAGTCTCCGACTCCTCGAAGTTCGCGGGCGATCGGTGGCCGTCACCCGTTGCGCCGGTTTCA contains:
- a CDS encoding ParA family protein, encoding MTSDDVSRETGATGDGHRSPANFEESETPIGAAAQRATQIKQGSVRLPKPAQRRMLTIANQKGGVGKTTTAVNLAAAMAMQGLNVLVIDLDPQGNASTALGADHRAGTPSSYEVLLGEIPIKDAIQSSPQSEHLFCVPATIDLAGAEIELVSMVAREGRLRGAIAGLPADAFDFVFIDCPPSLGLLTVNALVAANEVLIPIQCEYYALEGVGQLLRNIELVQAHLNPALHVSTILLTMYDGRTKLADQVADEVRSHFGPKVLGSVIPRSVKVSEAPGYGTSVLEYDPGSRGALSYLDAARELAQRPSPSASETQ